One window from the genome of Paraneptunicella aestuarii encodes:
- a CDS encoding MATE family efflux transporter, with product MGNDSNSSVNLNLWSLAWPIGLEMLLIYSIGFIDVFFLSLVSMEAAAAFGAIQAVMAVIIMLFKQMAQGGGSVAAQFLGARNKDQANHTFTAILIINTLLGVVVALGVYLVHPFVGGWLGASDEISTHISTYLSIVGPALFFMAVRFGYSAIAASLGKTRWNLASSIVSNIVNVVLNTLLVVGLFGFPELGVQGVAIATAVAYFVYLLVLMFNVHRNSDYRFSLSGDVWMQFKKRLRPIMRIAIPSTMEPILFNGFQLVLTILVIEIGDLALAARTFVLQISTFILLWSFSIAQANQIITAHHVGNERFDLADQGLKRNTVIGVVGSIAVTLIVIVFSEPILGIFTGDADVIKLCTALFFLGLIMEPSRSVNMIVVFSLGASGDAMFSAKLGLIASWFFALPLAYFLGIHLGYGLIGIWVAMILEEALRACLNYIRWTRAHWQNCGVISSIT from the coding sequence GTGGGGAATGATTCTAATTCTTCCGTTAACCTGAATTTGTGGTCTTTAGCATGGCCAATTGGCCTTGAAATGCTATTGATCTATTCCATTGGTTTTATCGATGTTTTCTTTTTAAGTTTGGTGTCGATGGAAGCCGCCGCAGCATTTGGTGCCATTCAGGCGGTGATGGCGGTCATCATCATGTTGTTTAAGCAGATGGCTCAAGGTGGTGGTAGTGTCGCTGCACAGTTTCTTGGTGCTAGAAATAAAGATCAGGCTAATCATACTTTTACTGCGATTTTAATTATTAACACCTTGCTTGGCGTTGTTGTCGCTTTGGGGGTTTATCTGGTGCATCCTTTTGTGGGTGGTTGGCTGGGTGCTTCCGACGAGATTAGCACTCACATCAGCACGTATCTTTCGATTGTTGGCCCCGCGCTGTTCTTCATGGCGGTGCGATTTGGTTATTCCGCTATTGCGGCATCATTGGGGAAAACGCGCTGGAATCTGGCTTCTTCTATCGTCTCCAATATCGTAAATGTGGTGTTGAATACTCTGCTTGTTGTTGGATTATTTGGCTTTCCAGAGTTGGGTGTTCAAGGTGTGGCGATTGCTACAGCCGTGGCTTATTTTGTGTACTTGCTGGTGTTGATGTTTAACGTACACCGAAATTCTGATTATCGCTTTTCTCTGTCTGGTGACGTCTGGATGCAATTCAAAAAGCGTTTGCGCCCAATTATGCGTATTGCCATACCATCAACGATGGAGCCAATACTGTTTAACGGGTTTCAGCTTGTACTGACGATTTTAGTCATTGAAATCGGTGATTTGGCTCTGGCTGCGCGTACCTTTGTATTACAGATATCGACGTTTATTTTGCTGTGGTCATTCTCTATTGCGCAGGCTAATCAGATTATTACCGCGCATCATGTTGGTAACGAACGGTTTGATTTAGCTGATCAGGGCTTAAAGCGAAATACGGTGATTGGCGTTGTTGGTTCGATTGCCGTGACGCTCATTGTGATTGTTTTTTCTGAACCGATTCTTGGTATTTTCACCGGTGATGCTGACGTTATTAAGCTATGTACTGCACTTTTCTTTCTGGGGTTGATTATGGAGCCATCGCGTTCAGTAAATATGATCGTGGTGTTTTCTCTTGGTGCCTCGGGCGATGCTATGTTTTCGGCCAAGTTAGGGCTGATTGCAAGTTGGTTTTTTGCTTTGCCTTTGGCTTATTTCCTTGGAATTCATCTTGGTTATGGCCTTATTGGTATCTGGGTCGCCATGATTTTGGAAGAGGCGTTACGAGCCTGCCTGAATTATATTCGTTGGACTCGCGCCCATTGGCAGAATTGTGGCGTGATTTCCTCGATAACATAG
- a CDS encoding glycosyltransferase, translated as MDISIIIPTYNRSTLLQATLQTLAQQTLSKSCYEVIVADDGSSDNTREVVEAFSDRLSIQYCFQDDLGFRAAAARNMGIKRANAPICVFLDTGMLVAPNFVEAHLQAHQKQPGATAVVGYAYGFGVEEQDRQQLIDSIDIRNMKATIESLKSKGVLSDIRESKFYQLYGDDLSEQPAPWVLYWTCNVSFSTDALRSIQGFDEEFRSWGLEDIELAYRLFLSGATFVLAREAEAVHYPHERNDTENERTDFENKQYFHRKYHNQVSELLLLTRYNLRVNGMLLHLENRMDCSELFADEPEVVARLSLD; from the coding sequence ATGGATATTAGCATTATCATTCCCACCTACAATCGAAGTACATTGTTGCAAGCGACGCTACAAACGTTAGCTCAGCAGACGCTTTCCAAGTCTTGTTATGAGGTGATTGTTGCCGACGACGGTTCTTCTGACAATACGCGGGAAGTTGTTGAAGCATTCAGCGACAGGTTATCGATTCAATACTGTTTTCAGGACGATTTGGGCTTTCGCGCTGCGGCTGCGCGTAATATGGGTATTAAGCGAGCGAATGCGCCGATATGTGTGTTTTTGGATACCGGAATGCTGGTGGCTCCCAATTTTGTTGAGGCGCATCTGCAAGCACATCAAAAGCAACCGGGTGCAACGGCTGTGGTGGGGTATGCTTACGGTTTTGGTGTTGAAGAGCAAGACAGGCAACAGCTCATTGATAGTATCGACATCAGGAACATGAAAGCAACTATTGAGTCGCTCAAATCCAAAGGCGTACTGTCTGATATTCGGGAATCGAAATTTTATCAGCTTTATGGAGATGACCTGTCTGAACAACCCGCGCCCTGGGTGTTGTACTGGACATGTAATGTGTCTTTCAGTACCGATGCATTAAGAAGCATTCAAGGATTTGATGAAGAGTTTCGTTCCTGGGGACTGGAAGACATTGAGTTAGCGTATCGTCTTTTTTTATCCGGCGCGACCTTTGTTTTGGCGCGAGAAGCCGAGGCGGTGCATTACCCTCATGAACGCAATGATACAGAAAACGAGCGAACAGACTTTGAAAATAAGCAGTATTTTCATCGCAAGTACCATAATCAGGTTAGCGAACTACTGCTTTTGACTCGTTACAATCTCAGGGTGAATGGCATGTTGCTGCATCTGGAAAACAGAATGGATTGCAGTGAGCTTTTTGCCGATGAGCCGGAGGTGGTCGCCAGACTTTCCCTGGATTGA
- a CDS encoding putative bifunctional diguanylate cyclase/phosphodiesterase codes for MSLVQKTRQQISQIKNYCATGKLTGLFLTMLSLTVSAQESHSFSDAGLTASNPFLWTTIGLLCVLIVLSSVLFIQQSSRRSTKKKKEHKKFKAREINKETKPSLAHLSLAESHDVQLRIAPSEHHETFSLSEQLQALHTKENFNLLQQAVNNTSDGIFIADNDYQIVYVNNAYLKFTGESHFDVINSPLQFKQYPKHFEVEVKNSLSNHRHWSGELDTITADGKTSTINLRIDAIVGDSNKTSHFVGVFSDITEQKNTEKELLKLANVDSLTQLPNRSYFHSYQQYLIRTRAPHALLCFDLDNFKKINDTVGHTAGDQLLQQVVSRLENLIRKNMIAFRLGGDEFAIIIEGKPEFHRLSHFAQSVLDKLAQPYHVYGQEFVVKASIGIAFYPTDGKSPQEILKNADTAMYFAKNLGGNRYQFFQEQLNQDVVNQLHTENLIRYGLQHELFRVYYQPKVDVKTGQLCGMEALVRFEHPENGLVSPAEFIPMAEETGQILEIGEKVLQMACADTARWVSKGLLKGKVAINIAALQFKQSDFAIQVRNILDKTGLAPEHLECEITEGTLMESPEDALNVMLALRAQGIQLALDDFGTGYSSLAYLKRFPITTLKIDKAFIEDIDKNHTDKNMVEAIINIAHNLGLEVVAEGVESEAQLAVLSEFGCEMLQGYLFSKPLSAAKFEKLLLADSLSHKTNTASQRFSQD; via the coding sequence ATGTCCCTCGTTCAAAAAACTCGCCAACAAATAAGCCAAATAAAGAACTACTGTGCAACAGGTAAGTTAACAGGGCTATTTTTAACCATGTTATCGCTGACAGTGAGCGCGCAAGAATCGCATTCATTTAGCGACGCCGGATTAACCGCAAGCAATCCTTTTCTGTGGACAACCATTGGACTGTTATGTGTCCTGATCGTGTTGTCGTCCGTATTGTTTATTCAACAATCATCCCGACGCTCCACGAAGAAGAAAAAAGAGCATAAGAAATTCAAAGCGCGAGAAATTAATAAAGAAACAAAACCATCACTGGCTCATCTGAGCCTTGCAGAAAGCCATGACGTTCAATTGCGCATAGCTCCAAGCGAACACCATGAAACTTTCTCTCTGAGTGAACAACTTCAAGCACTACATACCAAAGAAAATTTCAATTTATTACAGCAAGCCGTAAACAATACATCCGATGGTATTTTCATTGCCGACAACGACTACCAAATCGTCTATGTTAACAACGCCTATTTAAAATTCACCGGCGAATCTCATTTCGACGTCATCAACTCCCCATTGCAATTCAAGCAGTATCCGAAACACTTTGAAGTCGAAGTAAAAAATAGCCTGTCCAATCATCGTCATTGGTCAGGAGAACTCGATACCATTACTGCCGACGGAAAAACATCGACCATCAACTTGCGTATTGACGCGATTGTGGGCGACAGCAATAAAACCAGCCATTTCGTAGGTGTGTTTTCTGATATTACGGAGCAAAAGAATACCGAGAAAGAACTGTTAAAATTAGCCAATGTTGACTCATTAACGCAACTGCCTAACCGTTCCTATTTTCATTCTTATCAGCAATACCTGATCCGCACCCGCGCACCACATGCATTGCTATGCTTTGACCTGGACAATTTTAAGAAAATCAACGACACAGTAGGCCACACGGCGGGCGACCAGCTTTTACAACAGGTGGTTAGTCGCCTGGAAAACCTTATACGCAAAAACATGATTGCGTTTCGTTTGGGCGGTGATGAATTTGCCATCATCATAGAAGGCAAACCTGAATTTCATCGCTTGTCGCACTTCGCACAATCGGTTCTGGATAAACTGGCGCAGCCCTACCATGTTTATGGTCAGGAGTTCGTGGTGAAAGCCAGTATCGGTATTGCCTTTTATCCAACAGACGGCAAGTCACCACAAGAGATTCTTAAAAATGCGGATACCGCCATGTACTTCGCCAAAAATCTGGGCGGAAACCGCTATCAGTTCTTCCAGGAACAGTTAAATCAAGATGTTGTTAATCAGTTACATACTGAAAACCTGATCCGCTACGGCCTACAACACGAACTATTCCGCGTTTATTATCAACCCAAAGTTGACGTAAAAACCGGCCAGCTATGTGGTATGGAAGCCTTGGTACGCTTCGAACATCCGGAAAATGGTCTGGTTAGCCCAGCCGAATTTATCCCTATGGCAGAAGAAACCGGACAGATTCTGGAAATAGGCGAGAAAGTGCTGCAAATGGCCTGTGCAGATACTGCTCGTTGGGTGTCGAAAGGCTTACTAAAAGGCAAAGTTGCCATTAACATCGCCGCATTACAATTCAAACAATCCGACTTTGCCATTCAGGTACGTAATATTCTGGATAAAACCGGACTGGCACCAGAACATCTGGAATGTGAAATTACCGAAGGCACCTTGATGGAAAGCCCGGAAGACGCGCTGAACGTGATGTTGGCACTACGAGCTCAAGGCATTCAATTAGCCCTTGATGACTTTGGAACCGGTTATTCTTCGCTGGCTTACCTGAAACGCTTCCCAATAACCACACTGAAAATCGACAAAGCCTTTATTGAAGACATTGATAAAAACCATACCGATAAAAACATGGTTGAAGCCATTATCAATATCGCCCATAACCTTGGCCTGGAAGTGGTAGCAGAAGGCGTAGAATCAGAAGCTCAATTGGCAGTGCTCAGCGAGTTTGGCTGTGAAATGCTGCAAGGCTACTTGTTCAGCAAGCCTTTAAGCGCCGCGAAATTTGAAAAGCTATTGCTTGCAGACAGCCTGTCTCACAAAACAAACACAGCCAGCCAGCGCTTTAGTCAGGATTGA
- a CDS encoding insulinase family protein translates to MYNLFERPLITSKHDHRQYRIVTSPNGLKVLLISDVKATRSAVAMTIAAGHFRDPEECPGLSHLLEHCLFSGCKAYPKENQINQYIESYGGHINAWTAAEMTGFHIDCPNEDFALCNAMLANMLAHPLFPEQAISNEIQAIDSEYHYKQQDEQRRIYQVDKETCNPNHPFSQFSVGNKDVFEQYPVNQVAEMLRQYHDVWYRADNMRLCMLSNESLDDMESKFLPEYHILSNEPTCQDEAAEALYLPQNLAQKIEIKPLKNLHLLTLSFILPDIHQWYRNKPETIISQMLGHEGEGSLLDYFKHRGWATHLAAGGGMQGKTFKDYTVSIHLTNKGLKAIPDILNAVFYYIELIKGEDFPKWRFKEKQQLNLLNYEFQDDVKASDLVNHLAIQLHYYPDEHISFGEYVLDDHSPEPARQLIQLMKQENMRIKLVSPTASTEHMTKWYNTPYSLSPIPDGWVNAIQSPTPVKELSLPSVNHYLPEHLSLLPLNPELDSPIRISQHLNGESWYGQDQTFRLPKGEVFITFASPEFNLDINAAAHTRLWAAAIQEHLNNEFYNAGVAGIYCHLYPHQNGVSLHTSGFADKQLSLVKDILEQLTQAPCIEPYFNQVKLRRVQALKNSLLNKPVNRLFTALNTVMQHNYMPEELTQSVLNSSMEDVQNAGKRLFQSHWQSLIYGNWMQNEAEQLDAFIAQRFNNNGVEQCENKILELRELESHFSFVNCQHDDSALVHYIQAPDNSAYDILMCMMLEHILSPSYFDWMRTKKQLGYHLGCGYLPYREHPGLALYIQSPHASADELYLETQRFLSTVPSGIFRINDSGWRKLKENLARILNAHDVNLSMKCQRLWTALETSHQTDSDKASLTAKVEQLTRSDIAEYLFNLINKNMGTLSLLSVGAKGTAQDLPARELTNLAQFRQKEKLIQ, encoded by the coding sequence TTGTATAATTTATTTGAGCGCCCTTTGATCACCAGTAAGCATGACCACAGGCAATACCGAATCGTTACTTCGCCTAATGGACTAAAGGTATTGCTAATTAGCGATGTCAAAGCGACCAGAAGCGCGGTAGCAATGACTATCGCTGCGGGGCATTTTCGTGATCCAGAGGAATGTCCCGGCTTATCTCACCTATTGGAACACTGTTTATTCTCGGGTTGCAAGGCTTATCCAAAAGAAAACCAAATTAATCAGTATATAGAATCATACGGTGGTCATATAAACGCGTGGACAGCTGCGGAAATGACAGGTTTTCATATTGATTGTCCCAACGAAGATTTCGCCCTTTGTAATGCCATGCTTGCCAATATGCTGGCGCATCCACTATTCCCGGAACAAGCTATCAGTAACGAAATACAGGCTATTGATTCTGAGTATCACTACAAGCAACAAGATGAGCAACGACGTATTTATCAGGTAGACAAAGAAACCTGTAACCCGAATCACCCTTTTAGCCAATTTTCTGTGGGTAACAAGGATGTATTTGAGCAATATCCTGTGAATCAGGTAGCCGAGATGTTAAGGCAATATCATGATGTATGGTATCGAGCAGATAATATGCGTTTATGTATGCTTTCCAACGAGTCTTTGGATGATATGGAAAGCAAGTTCTTGCCTGAATACCACATATTATCAAATGAACCGACCTGTCAGGACGAAGCAGCAGAAGCGCTTTATTTGCCACAAAATCTGGCGCAGAAAATTGAAATCAAGCCGCTCAAAAACCTTCACCTACTCACATTAAGCTTTATCTTGCCAGATATTCACCAATGGTATCGCAACAAGCCTGAAACCATCATCAGTCAAATGCTTGGACATGAAGGTGAAGGTAGCTTACTGGACTATTTTAAGCATCGCGGCTGGGCGACCCATTTAGCTGCTGGCGGCGGTATGCAAGGGAAAACTTTTAAAGACTATACCGTTAGCATTCACTTGACCAATAAAGGCTTGAAAGCGATACCTGACATTTTGAACGCCGTCTTCTATTACATCGAATTAATAAAAGGCGAAGACTTTCCCAAATGGCGATTTAAAGAAAAACAACAACTCAACCTGCTCAATTACGAATTTCAGGATGATGTCAAAGCGTCAGATCTGGTCAACCATCTGGCAATTCAATTGCATTATTATCCTGATGAGCACATTAGCTTTGGTGAGTATGTTCTGGATGACCATTCTCCGGAACCCGCCAGACAACTCATCCAATTAATGAAACAAGAAAATATGCGCATCAAGCTGGTTTCTCCTACCGCCAGTACCGAGCATATGACCAAGTGGTATAACACACCTTACAGCCTGTCTCCCATTCCTGATGGCTGGGTAAATGCAATTCAATCACCAACGCCTGTAAAAGAACTATCGCTCCCCTCTGTAAACCATTATCTGCCAGAACATTTATCTCTTCTTCCCCTTAATCCGGAACTTGATTCTCCAATTCGCATTAGCCAACACCTGAATGGGGAAAGCTGGTACGGTCAAGATCAAACATTCAGGCTTCCCAAGGGAGAAGTCTTTATCACCTTTGCTTCTCCTGAGTTTAATCTTGATATTAATGCTGCCGCACATACACGTTTATGGGCCGCAGCCATTCAAGAACACTTAAACAATGAGTTTTATAACGCGGGCGTTGCTGGTATTTACTGTCATTTGTATCCGCACCAGAATGGCGTTTCACTTCATACCAGTGGCTTTGCCGACAAACAACTCAGTTTGGTTAAAGACATACTGGAGCAACTGACTCAGGCACCTTGCATTGAACCCTATTTCAATCAGGTTAAATTACGCCGGGTACAAGCCTTAAAGAACAGCTTGTTAAACAAACCGGTAAATCGCCTGTTCACTGCTTTGAATACCGTCATGCAGCATAATTACATGCCGGAAGAATTGACCCAAAGCGTGCTAAATTCTTCAATGGAAGATGTTCAAAATGCAGGTAAAAGACTATTCCAAAGCCATTGGCAAAGCCTGATTTATGGCAACTGGATGCAAAATGAAGCGGAACAACTGGACGCCTTTATCGCTCAGCGTTTTAACAATAATGGCGTTGAGCAATGTGAAAACAAAATTCTGGAGTTAAGAGAGCTGGAATCTCATTTTAGCTTTGTCAATTGTCAGCATGATGACTCGGCCCTGGTTCATTACATTCAGGCGCCAGATAACAGCGCCTATGACATTCTCATGTGCATGATGCTGGAGCACATCTTATCGCCATCCTATTTCGATTGGATGCGAACAAAAAAACAACTTGGTTATCATTTGGGATGTGGCTATCTGCCGTATCGTGAACATCCCGGTTTAGCGCTCTATATTCAGTCTCCCCATGCCAGCGCCGATGAACTCTACCTGGAAACACAACGCTTTTTGAGTACGGTGCCTAGCGGCATATTCCGTATCAATGACTCAGGATGGAGAAAATTAAAAGAGAATCTGGCACGCATACTCAACGCACATGACGTGAATTTATCCATGAAGTGCCAAAGACTGTGGACAGCCCTTGAAACCAGTCATCAAACAGATTCAGACAAAGCGTCTTTAACCGCTAAGGTTGAACAACTAACAAGATCCGACATTGCCGAATACCTGTTCAATTTAATCAATAAAAACATGGGAACCTTAAGTCTTTTAAGCGTTGGAGCGAAAGGAACAGCTCAGGATTTACCAGCCCGTGAACTCACGAATCTTGCGCAATTTCGTCAGAAAGAAAAACTCATACAATAA
- the sixA gene encoding phosphohistidine phosphatase SixA, which translates to MQLLLMRHGEAEPFKADDKSRNLTPYGVEQARRAGDWLNAELGSIDVAMVSPYVRAQQTLTSLAEQVNVSRVMTNYDITPSGNPSLVHDYVDAFLLDNPDVKSLLLVCHMPIVSFLTDNFCQQHQSMLFATSAIVNIDYEVNKSKGAICRFYNPV; encoded by the coding sequence ATGCAGTTATTACTGATGCGGCATGGTGAAGCCGAGCCTTTTAAAGCAGACGACAAATCGCGCAATTTAACACCATATGGTGTGGAGCAGGCTCGTAGAGCCGGTGATTGGTTGAATGCTGAATTGGGTAGCATTGATGTTGCTATGGTCAGCCCTTATGTGAGAGCACAACAGACACTCACTTCGCTTGCTGAACAAGTGAATGTGTCGCGGGTTATGACCAATTACGACATAACGCCGTCCGGCAACCCTTCTCTTGTACACGATTATGTCGATGCGTTTCTGTTGGACAACCCGGATGTGAAGAGCTTGTTGTTGGTGTGCCACATGCCAATAGTTAGCTTTTTAACTGACAACTTCTGTCAGCAACATCAATCGATGTTGTTTGCTACTTCAGCCATCGTCAATATTGACTATGAAGTGAATAAGAGCAAGGGGGCGATTTGTCGTTTTTATAATCCGGTCTAG
- a CDS encoding HlyC/CorC family transporter produces MDDISTGALFGILAVLVLLSAFFSSSETGMMSINRYRLKHLEKEGLKSAKRVQRLLSRPDRLIGLILIGNNLVNIAASAIATIIGLRLFGDVGIAIATFLLTIVILIFAEVTPKTLAALYPEKIAFPASIFLMPLMKLFYPFVYSVNLVTNGILSLFKIEARDNEGHSLSKEELRTAVYESGKMLPKRHKEMLVGVLDLEKVTAEDIMVPRNEIIGIDINDDWKIIQKQLINAQHTRLLLYRDTIDDAVGIIHMRDALRLLSKDQFNKATLLRAVREIYYTPETTTLNMLLLNFQKAKERIGLVVDEYGDIQGLVTLEDILEEIVGDFTTNVPEELSQDIIKQQDGSILVDGTTNIRELNKEMKWKLPTEGPKTLNGLIVEYLEYIPQEKISFRLAGYPIEIVEMKDNIVKTVRVIPEFYKAPKK; encoded by the coding sequence TTGGACGATATATCGACGGGCGCGTTATTTGGAATACTCGCCGTTTTAGTTTTACTTTCTGCGTTTTTTTCCAGTTCTGAAACAGGCATGATGTCGATAAACCGCTATCGACTTAAACACCTCGAAAAAGAAGGATTGAAAAGTGCCAAGCGCGTTCAAAGACTACTTTCCCGACCCGATCGCCTCATTGGCTTAATCCTTATCGGTAACAACCTGGTTAATATCGCCGCATCAGCCATTGCAACCATTATTGGTCTACGACTATTTGGCGACGTAGGTATTGCTATCGCCACATTCCTGTTAACCATCGTTATTCTGATTTTCGCCGAAGTTACGCCGAAAACATTGGCGGCCTTATATCCGGAGAAAATTGCGTTTCCTGCGTCAATATTCCTGATGCCATTAATGAAGCTATTCTACCCCTTCGTTTATTCAGTAAATCTGGTCACCAACGGCATTCTTTCTTTATTTAAAATTGAAGCCAGAGACAACGAAGGCCACAGCCTAAGCAAAGAAGAATTACGCACTGCGGTTTACGAGTCTGGCAAAATGCTGCCCAAGCGCCACAAGGAAATGCTGGTAGGTGTTCTGGATCTGGAGAAAGTAACGGCTGAGGACATTATGGTGCCGCGCAATGAGATTATCGGCATTGATATCAACGATGACTGGAAAATCATCCAAAAGCAGTTAATTAATGCCCAGCACACTCGGCTTTTATTATATAGAGACACCATCGACGATGCGGTTGGCATTATTCATATGCGTGACGCGTTGCGATTACTCTCAAAGGATCAATTCAACAAAGCTACTTTGTTACGCGCCGTACGCGAGATCTATTACACGCCAGAAACCACTACGTTAAATATGCTGTTATTGAACTTCCAAAAAGCCAAAGAGCGCATTGGATTGGTTGTTGATGAATACGGAGACATTCAAGGTTTGGTAACGCTTGAAGATATTCTGGAAGAAATCGTGGGTGACTTCACCACTAACGTCCCAGAAGAACTCAGCCAAGACATTATCAAGCAGCAAGATGGCAGTATTTTGGTTGATGGAACCACAAACATCCGGGAACTTAACAAGGAAATGAAGTGGAAACTTCCCACCGAAGGCCCTAAAACACTTAACGGTCTTATTGTTGAGTACCTTGAATATATTCCTCAAGAGAAGATCAGCTTCCGACTCGCCGGTTATCCTATCGAAATAGTCGAAATGAAAGACAACATAGTGAAAACCGTCAGAGTCATTCCTGAGTTTTATAAAGCGCCGAAAAAGTAA
- a CDS encoding cytochrome C assembly family protein, whose product MFWLFTLICILLYLVATGLISSRLFHQDGPKSQTSRYVALVALMAHAFILHHDIIIQGSGQNLSITNVASIVAWLMALSMTIISFGMTHVFLMPVVYGFAAIVIAMNALIPATHLMHIELQPGLLIHISLALFAYGGLMIALLYALQFSYINYRLKHKQASLLHSSLPSLMSVEKTLFKILWIGTVLLSMSLLSGFVFLEDMFAQKQAHKTILSIIAWMLYVGILTAHHKFAWRGRGVVIATIVGSVLLTLAYFGSRIVKEIILG is encoded by the coding sequence ATGTTTTGGCTTTTTACCCTTATCTGCATCCTGCTATACCTTGTGGCAACCGGGCTGATCTCGTCACGCCTGTTCCATCAGGACGGGCCAAAAAGCCAGACATCAAGATATGTTGCACTTGTCGCGCTCATGGCTCATGCCTTTATATTGCACCATGACATTATTATTCAAGGCTCGGGGCAAAATCTCAGTATTACCAACGTGGCGTCGATTGTTGCCTGGTTGATGGCCTTATCCATGACCATCATATCCTTTGGCATGACTCATGTTTTCCTGATGCCGGTTGTTTATGGTTTCGCTGCGATTGTTATCGCCATGAACGCCCTGATCCCTGCTACTCATTTAATGCATATTGAGCTTCAACCCGGCTTATTAATACACATCAGCCTTGCCCTATTTGCTTACGGTGGCCTCATGATTGCCCTACTGTACGCGTTGCAATTCAGCTACATTAATTATCGTCTCAAGCATAAACAGGCTTCCTTACTGCACTCCTCCCTACCCTCATTGATGAGCGTGGAAAAAACGCTGTTCAAAATTTTATGGATTGGCACGGTTTTGTTATCCATGTCATTACTGAGCGGTTTTGTTTTTCTGGAAGATATGTTTGCTCAAAAACAGGCTCACAAGACAATCCTGTCAATTATTGCCTGGATGCTTTATGTCGGTATTCTCACAGCGCATCACAAGTTTGCCTGGCGTGGACGCGGCGTAGTGATCGCTACCATTGTAGGTTCGGTGTTACTGACTCTTGCTTATTTCGGCAGCAGAATCGTGAAAGAAATTATTCTAGGATAA